The Nitrospirota bacterium DNA window GAAAGATAAACGGCAGGGATGTGTCCGGCAGGCTGTCCGAACTTCACAAGGATTTTTACGGTGATTATCCTGCCGCATGGAAAGGAGTGCTCTCAGATCTGCCTGCGAAAATAAGAGAAGGCGTGAGACTAAAGCACGGACCGTTTAAGGGATATGACTATCCTGTAAAGGCATTGTTCGTAAGGGCGGGAAACCCTGTTATTACCGCAGGCAATACCGCAGACTGGATTGATGCGCTGACAATGAAGGATAAAACCGCAAATGAGACACATCCCTCCTCGCCCCTGCCTACCGGTAAGCAGGGGCGAGAGGGATGCGAGAAACATTATCTGCTTGATTTAATCGTCTTCATTGACACCCATATCACTGTCACAGGCAAATATGCGGACTTCATACTTCCTGAGGCCGGTTTTCTTGAGAGAATGGGGCTCAGCGACGTCTACACAATGAGCCCTGAGGTTGCAATAAGAGACCAGGTCATAAAGCCCCTGCATGAATCAAAGACGCAGTTTGAAATAATGTGCGCCTTATCTGATGCGCTGATAAAAAACGGCGACCCTGATATCAAGACCGGGGATTTTAATGGGAAATACAAAGACGAAGAAGATTTTATAAATGATATCTTAAGAGATGCGCCCGGATTTTATAATATAGGGGAACCGCTTCCATACCCCGACCTTCCTCACGGCGCATTGATAACCGGAGCGCCGGACAACCCCACGGTCCTGTGGGGGAAAAAACTAATCAAAAAGGGAGAACCGGTTACTGTAAAATGGCTCAGGGAGCATAACGGAGTGGCTGTTTGGCCTGCAAGTTATTACAGGTACAAAAAAGACGACGGTGCGCCTTCAGGGATTTATCCAAAGACAGACTCAAAAAAATTTGAATTTCATTTTAATTATCTTAAAAACTTTAACAGGAAATTCGGCACAAATTATCCTCTGACTTTTTACTGGTCAGAATGCAGGTGGAATCCCAAAAATCCTGAATACAAAAATATCAGCAAAAAATATCCATTCCAGTTGATAAGCGGAAGGGTTCATCAGGCCATGACAATGACACAGGTGTGCCCTTATCTGTCAGAAACAGAAACAGAGTGCATGAAACCGATGAATGATGAATTTACATACTCAATGCCTGATTTTTCTGCCATTACACATAATGCCTGCCTACCGCCTGCCTGTCCGGTAGACAAGGACAGGCAGGCATCACGCATTACGGATTACAAATTCAAGGCTGACACCGTATCAATACCTATACTTGCATTCAATACAAAAGACGGTAAAAAGCTCGGTATAAAGACCGGAGATATTGTGACTCTTGAGAACCCGCTTAAAAAAACAATCAGAGGCAAGGTCTATCTTACGGAAGAAATAATGCCCGGAGTAATAAAAACTGCCTTTGGCCCCGGCGGGCAAAAGGCGTCAGGCGTGGGATTTCTAAATCATACCGCGGAATATACCCCGAATATCAATGAACTCTTTGATCCTGAAAACCTTTCGCCCTTTACCGGAATGCCCGGCTTCGGGGATATTATGGTAAGGGTGATGAAGGAATAAACCCTCACCCCAAAATCCTCCGTAATGATATTGAGCATAAGGCATATCAACCTTCAAAATCTCTCTAAAGCAACAATGATTATTAGATGCCATACTGCAAAACATATTAAGATTTTCCTAAATAAATTTATGCATGTTTCAAGTTGCAGTATGGCATGTTCAGCGGTGTTGCAATAGAGTTTTTTCAGGCAGACATGCCTTATGATTTTTGCGGCTAAATTTTTTAATAAAATAATAAGGAGGGGTTATGTGCAATACTTATGAAAAATTGGGAATGGGGTGGCTTCCGGATTATCCTGATTTCAGGGACTACACTGAGGGACATGACGAGATTAGCAATGCGCTTAAACCAACGCGCATCCTGCGGTCAGGGGTAAAAATACCTTCTTCCATGGACCTCAGGCAGTGGTGCTCGCCTGTAGATAACCAGCTAACCATCGGCTCATGCACTGCTCATGCCGGCGTTGGGATGGTGGAGTATTATGAGAAAAGGGCCTTTGGTAAATATATTGACGCCTCCCGTCTTTTCCTCTACAAAACAACGCGCAACCTCCTCCACTTTTCAGGCGACACAGGCGCATTTCTAAGAAGCGCAATGGGCGCGCTTGTGCTCTTCGGAACACCGCCTGAAGAATACTGGCCGTATAACACCGCTGACTTTGACAAAGAGCCGACTGCATTCTGCTATGCCTTTGCACAGAGTTATCAGGCAATAAAATATTTCAGGCACGACCCTTCTGCAACGCCAAAGGACGTTTTGCTGGACCGCATAAAAAAATATCTTTCGTCGGGACATCCGTCAATGTTCGGCTTTGCGGTTTACAGTTCCATAGAGCAGTCGGTAAAGACAGGGCAGATACCGTTCCCATGCAAGGGCGAAAAAATAGCAGGCGGGCATGCGGTCGTGGCAGTGGGCTATGACGATAAAATGAAGATAAAAAATACAGACGCCTGCGGAAAGGAAATCAGAGGCGCACTGCTTATCAGAAATTCATGGGGCGCAGGATGGGGAGAAGCGGGCTACGGATGGCTTCCTTATGAATATATATTAAGCGGGCTTGCAGAGGACTTCTGGTCCATCACAAAAAAGGAATGGATTGACACAGGAGAGTTTACCAAGTAAGAAAATGAATCGGGGGGACTAAAAAATAGTCGGCTATTCACGGGATATTTTTTGTGGAATAAACTATTTATCTGAAAAACTACCGCATCCTGAGCGCCTTTTCAACGGTCTTGATTGCGCAGAATTCTCCGCACATACTGCAGACCTCTGATTCCTGCGGAGGGATCTCTGCTCTCCACTGCCGTATCTTTTCGGGATTAAACGAAAGCCCTATCTGACCGTTCCAGTCCAGCGCCTTTCTCCTCTTTGCCATTTCTATGTCAGGACTCATGGCGCCCTTAACGCCTTTTGCAATATCTGCAGCATGCGCCGCTATCTTTGATGCAATGACGCCTTCTTTGACATCTTCAAGATTTGGAAGCCGTGTATGCTCTGACGGCGTTACATAACAGAGAAAGTCAGCGCCTGCCGCACCTGCCACTGCGCCTCCGATGGCTGCCGCAATGTGGTCATAGCCCATTGCAATGTCCGTGACAATGGGTCCAAGCACATAAAACGGCGCGCCCTTGCAGATTTCCTTCTGGATTTTTACATTAAGCTCAACCTGATTAAGCGGGACATGCCCCGGTCCTTCAATAATTACCTGCACCCCTGCCTGAACCGCCCTGTCCCTTAACTGCCCAAGCGTCAGGAGTTCATCCAATTGTGTTGCATCAGTGGCATCGGCAAGGCATCCGGGGCGCGCGCCGTCGCCCAAGCTTAAGGTAAGGTCATATTTCTTTGCAATCTCAAGCAGCCTGTCATAATTTTCATAAAGCGGGTTTTCCCTGTCATTATAAATCATCCACTCAAGGAGGAATGCCCCTCCGCGGCTGACGATGTCAAGTATCCGGCCTTCGTTTCTTAATGCCTCAATGGTCTTTCTCGTAAGCCCGCAGTGCACGGTTACAAAGTCAACACCCTGTTCCGCGTGCTCTTCAATGGCAGTGAAAAGATTGTCAACGCTCATCCTGGCAATAGAGCCTTTTGTCTCAACGGTATTTACCACTGCCTCGTATATCGGGACCGTTCCAACCGGGATGGAGGATTTTCTTAAAAGCAGTTTTCTTATGTCTTTAATCGGCCCGCCTGTTGAAAGGTCCATGACCGCATCAGAGCCGTATTGGATAAGCACGTCAAGCTTCTGCAGCTCGTCGTCAATAGACACCATGTCTTTGGATGTCCCGATGTTTGCATTGATTTTTGTCTTAAGCCCCCTACCTATCGCAACAGGCGCAATGTCGTGGTTAATGTTCCTTGCAATAACCGACACGCCTTCTGCAATATCTTCAGCTAACATCTCAGGCGCAATGCCTTCTGATGCCGCTGCCTTTTTAACCTCTTCTGTGATTATTCCTTTTTTTGCAAGCTCAATTCTTGTCATCTTTTCCTCCTAAATATTTAGAATGCGCAGGGTATTCACCTTGAGCGGATTTTTTCGCTGAAAGCGAAAACCTCGGAGTCACGATACTTCGGGACGAGAATGAGCAAAAGGTGAGTACCCTGTGCATTCCTTTCTTAATGTTAAATATTAATAATTCCCAATGCCTCAGCCTTCCGAATTCATAAGGCATATCTGCCTGAAAAAGCTCTATTGCAACACCTTTTAACATGCCATGCTGCAACTTGAAACACACATAAATTTATTATAGGAAAATCTTAATATGTTTTGCAGTATGGCATCTAATAATCATTGTTGCTTTAGAGAGATTTTGAAGGCAGATATGCCTTATGAATACTTCCTATTACCTTAATCATCTCCTTTGTTTTCCCCCTTATATCCTCTGCCCTGAAAATCTCTGATATCACTGCAACCCCGTATGCGCCTGCATCTTTTAATTCGCTGATTTTATTAAGTTTCACCCCGCCGATTGCAAAAACCGGAATCTTTATTTTTTTTGCAGTCTTTTTTAATGTCTCTCTGCCGAGCGGTGCGCCGTATTTTAATTTTGACGGGGTTCTGTAAACCGGCCCGAAGGTTATAAAATCAGCTCCCTTTTTTTCCGCCTCCACCGCCTCTTTTAAAGAATGCGTTGAAACCCCGATTAAAAACCGTGATGCCTGCCTGTCCGGTAGGCAGGCGTGAACAACCTTTCTTACTGCATCCGCGGGGATGCTGTTTTGAGCAAGGTGTACTCCGTCAGCCCCGACAGCAAGCGCAATGTCCAGCCTGTCGTTGATAAAAAGTTTTGCGTTGTATTTTTTAGTCAATTCCCTCATTTTATACGTTAGTTTTAAAAGCTCCCTTGTGCCTAAATCCTTTTCCCTGAGTTGAATTGCCCTTGCCCCGCCTTTTAATGCCTCTTTAATGGCAGTGAATAGTGAACAGTGAACCTGCCTTGTCGGCAGGCAGGCAGTGAACAGTTTTCTATCGGTAATTAAATAAAGTCTAAAATCAATTGCTTTGTTACTCATATAGGATATAACATGGTATAGACTTTGAACGGATTTTTTTGCCGATAGTCAAATTTTTTATTAAAATATCAAGAGGCAAAAACCTCGGATGCCCCGATACTTCGGGGCAGAGAATGAGTGAAAAGTCTATACCATGTTATATCACCCATTGTTATATTATTCATCACCCTTCACTCTTAACTCTTCACTGTCTTTACAGCATTCCCTCAAACGGACTGCTTGCATTTGCATAGAGTTTTTTGGGCATCCTTCCTGCCTTGTACGCCAGCCTTCCTGCCATTACCGCAAACTTCATCGCTTCAGCCATTGCAACCGGGTCTTTTGCGCCTGCAATCGCTGTGTTTAAAAGCACGGCGTCGCATCCCAATTCCATTGCAATAGCAGTATCAGAGGCGGTCCCGACGCCCGCATCAACAATTATCGGGACCTTTGCCTGCTCAAGAATAATTTTTATGTTGTACGGGTTTCTTATGCCAAGCCCTGAGCCGATGGGCGCCGCAAGAGGCATGACAGCGCTTGCGCCTGCATCCACAAGCCTCAAAGCCATTACAGGATCATCATTTACATAAGGAAGTACCATAAACCCCTCCTTTGCAAGAATCTCCGTTGCCTTGAGCGTAGCGCAGACATCAGGGAACAGGGTCTTTTCATCGCCTATGACCTCAAGCTTTATAAGGTCAGAGATTCCTGCCTCCCTTGCAAGTCTTGCATATCTTAAGGCATCTTCCATTGTATAACAGCCTGCCGTATTGGGCAGGATTTTATATTTTTTAGGGTCAATGAAATCAAGCAGGTTTCCAGATTTCCTGTCAAATATATTCACCCTTCTTACCGCAACTGTCACGACATCTGCGCCTGCCGCTTCTATTGCCCTTTGTGTTTCTTCAAAGTTCTTATATTTTCCCGTTCCAACCCAGAGCCGGGATTTAAACTCAATGCCCCTGATTATCAATTTATCTTCCATATGTACTCCTTCTGACTTTATTACTTATATTAAGAAAAGATTCCGGACAAGTCCGATGCGGATCTCCGCGAGGAGTCGCTACGACCGGAATGACTCGTTTTTAACTTTCAACTTTTAACTATTAACTTATAACCTGCCAGAGGCAGGCAAGCTCTTAACTCTCCCTGATGCACCGGATATTCTTCTTGAGCGGATTTTTTTGCCGATAGTCAAAAATTTTATTAAAATAACCAGAGGCAAAAACCTCTCCCG harbors:
- a CDS encoding cysteine protease, encoding MCNTYEKLGMGWLPDYPDFRDYTEGHDEISNALKPTRILRSGVKIPSSMDLRQWCSPVDNQLTIGSCTAHAGVGMVEYYEKRAFGKYIDASRLFLYKTTRNLLHFSGDTGAFLRSAMGALVLFGTPPEEYWPYNTADFDKEPTAFCYAFAQSYQAIKYFRHDPSATPKDVLLDRIKKYLSSGHPSMFGFAVYSSIEQSVKTGQIPFPCKGEKIAGGHAVVAVGYDDKMKIKNTDACGKEIRGALLIRNSWGAGWGEAGYGWLPYEYILSGLAEDFWSITKKEWIDTGEFTK
- the thiE gene encoding thiamine phosphate synthase, with product MSNKAIDFRLYLITDRKLFTACLPTRQVHCSLFTAIKEALKGGARAIQLREKDLGTRELLKLTYKMRELTKKYNAKLFINDRLDIALAVGADGVHLAQNSIPADAVRKVVHACLPDRQASRFLIGVSTHSLKEAVEAEKKGADFITFGPVYRTPSKLKYGAPLGRETLKKTAKKIKIPVFAIGGVKLNKISELKDAGAYGVAVISEIFRAEDIRGKTKEMIKVIGSIHKAYLPSKSL
- the thiC gene encoding phosphomethylpyrimidine synthase ThiC; translation: MTRIELAKKGIITEEVKKAAASEGIAPEMLAEDIAEGVSVIARNINHDIAPVAIGRGLKTKINANIGTSKDMVSIDDELQKLDVLIQYGSDAVMDLSTGGPIKDIRKLLLRKSSIPVGTVPIYEAVVNTVETKGSIARMSVDNLFTAIEEHAEQGVDFVTVHCGLTRKTIEALRNEGRILDIVSRGGAFLLEWMIYNDRENPLYENYDRLLEIAKKYDLTLSLGDGARPGCLADATDATQLDELLTLGQLRDRAVQAGVQVIIEGPGHVPLNQVELNVKIQKEICKGAPFYVLGPIVTDIAMGYDHIAAAIGGAVAGAAGADFLCYVTPSEHTRLPNLEDVKEGVIASKIAAHAADIAKGVKGAMSPDIEMAKRRKALDWNGQIGLSFNPEKIRQWRAEIPPQESEVCSMCGEFCAIKTVEKALRMR
- a CDS encoding thiazole synthase, translating into MEDKLIIRGIEFKSRLWVGTGKYKNFEETQRAIEAAGADVVTVAVRRVNIFDRKSGNLLDFIDPKKYKILPNTAGCYTMEDALRYARLAREAGISDLIKLEVIGDEKTLFPDVCATLKATEILAKEGFMVLPYVNDDPVMALRLVDAGASAVMPLAAPIGSGLGIRNPYNIKIILEQAKVPIIVDAGVGTASDTAIAMELGCDAVLLNTAIAGAKDPVAMAEAMKFAVMAGRLAYKAGRMPKKLYANASSPFEGML